The following is a genomic window from Miscanthus floridulus cultivar M001 chromosome 14, ASM1932011v1, whole genome shotgun sequence.
CACCGGCGCTCAAACCCCTGTCATCCTGCTTCACGTCTTcggcccctaaccactccacctgaAAGTTGATGGTGTCCAAATGAGATTTTCGTCCTACGCATTTTATGTCTATCTAATTTTAAAATGggtatttgggaccctaaacaaattcaaatgaaaaagttgccaactacaaagctttataactttttgagatctacaactttcattttggtagtttctccatccgaggtcgtttataaaatttaaattttaaatttgagaaattcaaacgtagtttcatgacaagatgattccaaataaaaaagttatcaagtacaaagtttcataactttttgagatctataaatttcgtttttgctgtttgtccatccCATGTCGTttaaaaattcaaacgtagttttccttgagaagatggtttcaaatcaaaaagttgtcaactacaaagtttcataactttttgggatgtacaacttttattttggtagtttctccatccgaggtcgtttataaaatttaaatttcaaattttagaaattcaaacgtaattttccttaacaagatgatttcaaataaaaaagttgtcaactacagagtttcataactttctgagatctacaacttctattttgatcatttgatcatttattcatccggcataatggtagtaacattgttcacaaatgttacatatccctcttattatttacgaaactataagagagatatgtaaattttatgaagaatattattaccactttatcggatcaagaaatgaccaaaataaaagttgtagatcttgataagttctacaacttctatgtttatgatttttttcagctgaaatcatttagtgtttcaaaataacgtttgaagttaccattttttgaaattcaaattcaaatagataaaacacagtctattgaaaagatggataaaataatagcggtaagaacacaataaattgataaagcatgattttagaaaattttagaaaaaaaatcatcaaatttgaaattagtatgagggagaaagactagttacaagttttagccagagattaaaaagagaaatcagagttcttcaacaattttaaattttaatttcaaatagtATTTTTaaagtagtaaatgatctcaaatgaaaaagttttcaactacaaagttgcataacttttcgagatctacaacttattTTTGGGCGTTTCTCCATCTGAGACCGTTtggaaaattcaaattttaaattttagaaatcaaacgtaattttcattagatagattatttcaaatgaaaatatttggacatccaaacaatctcaaattaaaaaaaagtttaaactacaaagttgtagacctcgttgagtactacaactttgatataaagtttgtcttcatcggacattatatgagaaacttatgaagttttctggcagcatatcactgtcggttcaagccacgaaccgacaaTGATAGTATCAATgtcggtttttggctaaaaccgacagtgatgacccaatatcactgtcggttcttagctaaaaccgacagtgatatgaaccggcagtgaatatccgaatatcagtgtcggttggttctatcattgtcggttttagTCAAAAACCGacagctatcactgtcggttttttaaaattcggcagtgatgaggccggcagtgatgtccaattctgtagtagtgtactaAACATACCCTAATTAATAGTTTAGATGGCTATTTTTTTAGCTAGCTAAGCTAATAATCATCCTTCGTCGATTCAAACATGTCCTAACTTCACCTAGCTTTGGAGCAGTAAGACCGTGGCACCGAAGAATTCGAAGGCGTGTGGAGATTAGCACCGTGAATTATGGCTCGCGCGGGGTCTTGGACTTGCATTGTTTAGACATTCGAGGGGTGGCTTCCtcatgagcttgcttagcacacACATTAATTGACAGAAATGTGGTTGCGATGTTGCGTTCAAGATGATGCGCGTCCCTATTCCCTAGTGCCGATCCAAACCCGGCCTTCTGCTCAATTATTAACACGCAAGTGGTTTATATGATAATATACTAGTATTGAGAAGTTGCAACAGCAAGAATGTGCAGGTGGCAACCGTTGAAGATTTTACTCTCAAATATACTGCTATTACTAGCTAGGTGCCTAATGAAAAGAGCTAAAACCATCCACGTCGAGAGGCTGACAAGCGCGCTACAAGTAGTAGGCTTTGTAGGGACAGGGACAACGACGTTATCTTTGTGTTGCACCGATTAAACTTAATTATTCAGAGCCTGAATCTTCCTAGCTAATTGTTAGATTTTCGTAGCTTTTCAATATATGTGCATATCTTGTTTATTTTGTTATTGCAACGGCACGCAAACACACCGTGAACTGTGAAGTACTTCATCTATCCCAAAATAAAATCACATCTCACTTGTCGAGGTGTTAAACTTTTTTTTAGTTTGATTTGACAAAAGTAtaaaaaatagtatcaatatttatatcttcaaataagtttattataaaagtatactCTATGATCAATGTAATGATATTTATTATACATCATAAATGTTAATACATttctatataaatttagtcaaaatttCAAAAATTTGACTTCTTAGGAAGCGAGATATGTATTTATTTTAGGACATATGGAGTACATTATTTTACCACCAAACTGTCAACCGAATCCAATTTTGGCACTCTAAACTCGAAATTCATATATCTTTAGCCATTGTAATATGAAAATCGCTAAATTCAAACCTTTAGCTGTTTTATTGAAAGGTGAGGTTTGCTGATGTGAACTACATGTGTGGCAGTAGGGTCTACAGTCCACCTTCCTACCATCCTCATCGGCAAGGTCACACTAAGGGTTTGGATCCATCCACTAAACTTAAACTGGCTAAATTTAGTTACTAGGAATCTAAACAGCCTAACTAAAGaaccagctaaagtttagctgctTCAACCTAGCTAAACTTAGCTAAAGTTTAACTGAGTTTATTAGCTAAAGGGCTAAAATTTAGCTAGGAGAACTTTTAGTTACCTAAGTTTAGCTTTCAAATTTTAGCTAGCTAGACTTTAGTTGGGTGGATCAAATGGGCTCTAAGTCAGCACAAAAACAATTAAGAATAATTCTTAATTTAGCGAATAAATGATCAAATAAAGTGGGTCCCATATGTCAGCCATATTCCGCCATCCATGAGAGAGCATCGCTGATGGATGTTTCGGATCGGTGACAATAAAAGATATAACAAATAGTAATTTGTATGATTAAAATAGTTTGCAGTGAAAACGACAAGATTTGTGCTATAAATTTCTCGTTAGTTTGAAGTTTGTTCGGAGCCTGAATCTGATCCCCTTCCAGCGACGATTTGTGCTATAAAATAGTTTGCAGTGAAAACGACAAGATTTGTGCTATAAATTTCTCGTTAATTATGCCATGCACCCAGCTGCGAGCGAGAAGACCCCGGGACCCGACTTGCGCAGAGGGAACTCGTGCGTTCTTCTGCGGCCACGGCTGGAGTTGTGCGTTGTGGCATGCTCTGCCTCTGCGGCTCTGCGACGTGTTTCCTTGCTCGCGTGGCTACAATCGCGTCGTCGCAGGCAGCGGCCACGCAGATATCCTGGCAACTCCCTACAGGCGATCAAAATCGGACGACAGCATCTTCCACGTagattttttagttatttttaatcctttttaaAAAGAAGAAATTTTGAAACTAATTCTTATTCCAAATCTAACCCACTTGGCTATGCTAAACTCCTTGGCGCGGCCAAACTGCTTTATTCCAAAATCTAACCCATTTGGCTACACCAAAACTCCATGGCGCGGCCAAACTGATGTACCGCATCAGGTGGCTTGGCGCCATTGGCGGATCCAGGGGGGGGGGGCCCCCGGGAGAGTGATTTTGCCTTGATATTACTGTAGGAAAAACGTGATTTCATCGTTAATTttcgacatttgttctaaatctctattgattagccccccctgaggtgctcatcctggctccgccactgcttgGCGCCGCAGGCCTGCCACTGTGGCGGGGTGACGTGGCGTCCATACCACGCCATCCTACTTGCGCGCGACAAGGGTGCATACATAGCCACGCATGGGCCTGCACTTCCctttctcccttccttcttcctccttgggcTGCACCTCCATTTCCCATTCCTCCGCCCCTAGCCTCTCAAACCTCGATTTTCCCTACTCAAATCAATGTAAGATGAAAGAGCAGACCTCCCCTACAAGATATGTGCCCTAGTATACCTATGCATTTGTGCCCCTTCTACGTAGTCCGATCAATCAACTAAACATAATAGATAACGAAAGCTTTTACTAGCAAATGAGCACCAAAATGAGTCCatcaaaattcaaataatttGAAGCTGAGCACCATAAGATAGTgactttagaaaaaaaaattgaaactaatttcataatttttggaggtaAAGCAAATTTCCTAAGATTTAACCCgattttaggatttttaattgtatattatttttccatgttaaaatatttttaattttttaaaaatttATTTTATAGATTTATCTTCCTTAACTTTCAACTTAGTGCAATTTACACCCCTCTGACATGGCGCCACACCAGCAAACCCACTATCAAAACCATTCAAGGTATAAACAAACAATTTTGAAAGTTGCGGGGGTCAAATGAATGATATTATAGTTTACAGAGCAAAATTGAACGACCGTGATAGTTGAGAGAtgtaaattagattttttttcCCTTCTTGGATGATTGAATTCCAAACCAACGCCGATTAATAATTAAAATGAAGTAAAAGCAAAGCCATAAACACAAATTATCTTATCCGTAGCACAAATGATAACCGAAGCTAATGAATGGGTTTGTTAGTAACGACGGCGAGCTGCCATTCTTAATTCGGCCGCAAAGTATCCAGACTAACCAATCCACCAAATCGGTGTGCATCCATCAATCAGATCCAGTCAGTCGGTCGTTGCCGTTACCGACTAAGATTCGCTTTTTCACGTAGCATGTCCCTATATTCTACGTACTTACGCGTCACCTTTTCACACACGGCAATGACGTGCCTGATTCACGTACATGTACGGTCTACCGTGTACTACGTGAGTACGAAGCCGGCCTGAGAAAAATGCCTGCTGCCCTGTCCCGTGAGGAAATTTGCCGGTTCATAAAGTACCTTAGCTTTACATCTACATCATGTACAACATACAACAATATTAAAATGCATGtatatttttttttatctacacaTACATACTGTATGCATATTTGCCAGATAATAAAGTGGCTTGAGATTTAGTAAGCACTTAAAGAGGAAAATATTTACTAACCTAACGAATAAGACCTGTATTTAAAATATACTAGTATCATAGTGTTATAATTTCATTGATAGGTTTCTAAAACGTATCAACATATATAAAATCTTTAGTGAAGCTCTGCCAACGTCTAAAAAGGACATCCATTTATGTTCTGAAGGGCGTATGAAAACTGGCAAAAACCAACAGACTTGTCTGGACCATATATGTGGTACTAATAACCTACTGCGTGTATACAAATTAAGGCTTCCAATGGTTGTACTTGTCTATTGTAGTCTTGCCATGGTTTTCCATCCACACACAAGGCGTCACAAATGTCCAATGATCAATTCTTGAAAAATACACTccgtccattccaaattataatgcGTTTTAGTTTTTcaagatacattgcttttactatatatctagacatagtgtatattatttagaaaaccaaaatgtcttataatttgtaatAGAGAAAGTATATAAAGAGAGACCCTGTTTTATCTGAACACATTGTACTATTATTCTTCATGGTTTTTTAAATACTTAACTACTCTTTCGATTCCCACAGAAATAACATCACTTATTCTCTTATTTTTGTTCTCCATGTGTATGTACAAATTAAGATTATTTGTAAGCTAACCAAAATTCAGTTACGTCATTTTCAGCGTGCGTGACACACACCCTCCTCCTGAGATGGACAAATTCTCTGGCCCCAACTTCTTTGCCTCCATTGTATTCCAAAGTAGCAAACCCCCAACACTAAAAGTCTACCAAAATCCAGCAATTTGGTCAAGATCTTTTGCACATTATGCAAGCAACTTCCTTATTCTTGAAAGAGACACTTGCAAGTACTTGCAAGTAACTTACGATGCTCAGCAATCACAGGGCGATGATAGCTAAGTTACTCCTTATTTGTTATAAAAATTTCTCCAATGTTTAGGTGAAGATTAGATATGGTTGCAGGCACACATATAAACTTCATAGCGTGTATGAGGGGTTTGAGTTTGTGATCTTGCATCATTGCATGATGTTGATCCATATATATGTCTCCTCTTTTTTAGCAAATGGATCTATCAATATTATGTCTCCATCTAGCTGGTTTGGTTCTCTTTTTCATGATACATACAATCTATCACCCTatttgcttatgctgaaatttggcttatactaatgcttatgctgaaatattgtgagagaaaaataccgttccatagctgaaaagtagctcaagcgatCATGATGTATTTTGCAGGGGAAAATTGGAACAGTGAGGTCTAATCATTGTGGGATTTTGTGGTTGAATGTTTTCCGTCTAAATTATTCAGCTTATGCGTCTCAAAAAGAATTCAATTCTCTTTTTTTAGGAATCAAacaattttaaatttaattaaacctataTAACAAACTACTAACATTTATATTACCGGATTATAAGTATCATTACATTGACAATGTAATATATTATCATAATAAATCTAATTGGAGACATATATATTGACATTTTTTCATACAAACTTGATCGAACATAAAATTACTATCAAAATCTAGAATTTTATTATGTTTGCGACGGAAGTGGTAAAACAGCAAACAATTGCAGCCGTTGAGATCTTGATTGGACGGCTGAGGATGCGCCCAAACGGCACTTGGACTtggcagcctgttcggcaggccatAAATAATCATAGATTATTTATCTGCGGGCTGATTTAGACCCTGTTCGGTTCATCTGGTTTGAGCACCGGGAATAATTTCAGATTAGAATGATGCACTAATTTAAATAGTTTTAATAATCTGGAACTATTCCTGGCTCGTAACCGAAAGAGCCCTTAGTGTACCGTTCTTGTAATCCACGATAGTATACGAGTGGCTCTGCAAGGAGGATCCTGGACTGCCTTTATGCCGATTCGTCTTCGTGGGGCGCACCccgtctcctctctctctcctctcccttcTCTCTGTGTCCCCTCTCGCTCCCTTGCCCTCTCTACGCCAGCACATCTTCTCCGAAGCCGCCATTCCCAAGAGCAGCAGAAGCTGAGCTCGTCCCCCCAGGACGCAGCGCCACCGGCACCACTCTGCCGCCGCTTCTCCCCCTCCCACTCGTGGAGATCCGGGCCGGCATTTCCTGGTAAGCTTCAGCCTCCAGCTCCGCTCTTGAGCCGTTTTCCCGATCCCAAATCCGGTCCATGGGCGAGGCTGGGTTCAGATTAGTTGCGAATTTGCTGCTTCGGCGGGGTTCGTAGCGGCTCCGCAAAATGTGGTGTCGCTGGAACCGagtcggcgccgccgccgtctgGATCTGGAGCTAGCTTCGTGTGTTTCTTCTGGAGCAGAAAAGTTTCGATTTTTCCTCTTCTTTTCCCCGGTTTTTAGTAGATTTAACTGGCCTGGTCTGCGAGAGGCAGCTCTCTCTGTTTCCGCTTTCGTTTCCTCTACCTGCTGATTCGAAACGGCGAGTGAACATGGGTTCTCAGTTGAGAATCTGGCCTTTGTTTTCCCCTAAACTGTGGCTTCCCAAGTTTTTGATTTGCACTAACCTTGCTTGCCAGTTGTGACTTCAGTTGATTCAGTTTTCAAGTGTGTATATTTCTTCTTGGCGCCTTGTGTGCTCGCCTCTGAATTTCTTTTCTTCAGCAATTTTGAAGACGTAGCTGTTGCCATGTCTCAATCACTAACTCTGGATCTTATGATCTTCGCAGGGTGGGCACTGGTTGCTGCGCTTGTTATTAAAAAAAGGCCTGCTTTTTTTGGGAGCTCCCTGGTGCTCTCATCTTGGAAGACGTCCAGTGAAAGGTGCTGGTATTGTACTATGACTTGCCTGCCCAGGATGCCCCTGCCGGCGACGGACTGAGAGTTGGCGTACTCCTTGTCTGCCAGTGTTGAATCAGTCTAATTGGGCCATGGGGTCGTCTGGCTGTAGCTCTGAGATAGTTGAGTCCACCGAGGAATTCGACAGTACACCCTTTGGTGGATCCAGCTTGCTGCATATTAAACTCAAAGATGAGGAGAAGCGCGGCAAATGTCATGATTATCCTGTGGAAGATGACCTCGACCAGCTTCTTAAAGCTATCGATAGCAGGACCTTCCGAAGGGCGCTTAGTCCTGGTAGTACAGGTGGAGATGCGCTGGGTAAGAGTGTTCTCAAGAAACCAGCTAGGTCTGGGTTGTCTCAAAGTGCAGGCATCGGGATATCCTCCAAGACTGTTAATATGAAGCAAGCGCTAAGAAGGCTATGCATTTCCCAGGCATCAGAAATGGCTGCAATGAAGAGGTTGTCGATGTCACCTGGATCTTCAAGTTCATCCGAAGCTGGGACTATCCACAGGCTTTATGCCTCTTTGATGGTCCAAAGTAGTTCTGAGGGTCTTCtgcatgatgatgagaagatgaacCTGATTGAAATATCGCTCACTCCAGAGAATATTGATAAGAGTTCATCTAGAGGTACGAGTGAGTTCAGTGAAGACTGTGAATTTGAGACAGCTGATGGAAGTGCAGTCACCTCTACCTCTATCTGTTCTGCTTCGTCAACCTCCGCTGAGATTAGGAAGATCAGAATCCAAGATGTCATCAGTGGTGACCCTATGGATAACGAGAGTTCCTTGGTGGAAAATGGTAAACTAGGAAGTAAATTTTCTGCAGCTACTGATGATGGCTCTCCCAGAGTCCCAATCTTGAGCAAACCTATCACTACATCCCGACTTGTGAAGCCAGTCTTTCGATGCAAGCCTTCCGGTAAGAAGAAAGTGAAAGAAGAACCATCTTCGTTGGGTGATTCCTCCAATAGTACTAAATTCTGCTCTTCAAAGGAGTCAATCTCCCTCGCATCAACCAGCTGCTCTTCAACATCTAGTGTTACAAATCCCACCAGCTGTGCAGAAGAAGAGAAATCAACTCCAGGGCCAGAAAAATCTGATGGAACATCTTCCGAGTGGTTGGCAGAGGAAAAGGGCGAGTGTTCCCAGAATTCAAAGAGCAGCATTAGTGAGTATGGTTGTAGCACAAGTATCAGCGGCGAGAGCCAATTTGGATTGTGTGGCTATAGTAACAGGCCACACATGGCAAAGGATCTGCGCTGGCTAACCATTCGTCAGTTGGCATTGCAACAGGGTTCCTTAGGACTCGACAATTTCAAGCTTCTGAAGAGGCTTGGTTGTGGGGACATTGGGACTGTATATCTTGCTGAGTTGGTTGATTCAGATTGCTTATTTGCTTTGAAGGTTATGGACATCGAGTACCTTATTAATA
Proteins encoded in this region:
- the LOC136504870 gene encoding serine/threonine-protein kinase D6PKL1-like, which translates into the protein MGSSGCSSEIVESTEEFDSTPFGGSSLLHIKLKDEEKRGKCHDYPVEDDLDQLLKAIDSRTFRRALSPGSTGGDALGKSVLKKPARSGLSQSAGIGISSKTVNMKQALRRLCISQASEMAAMKRLSMSPGSSSSSEAGTIHRLYASLMVQSSSEGLLHDDEKMNLIEISLTPENIDKSSSRGTSEFSEDCEFETADGSAVTSTSICSASSTSAEIRKIRIQDVISGDPMDNESSLVENGKLGSKFSAATDDGSPRVPILSKPITTSRLVKPVFRCKPSGKKKVKEEPSSLGDSSNSTKFCSSKESISLASTSCSSTSSVTNPTSCAEEEKSTPGPEKSDGTSSEWLAEEKGECSQNSKSSISEYGCSTSISGESQFGLCGYSNRPHMAKDLRWLTIRQLALQQGSLGLDNFKLLKRLGCGDIGTVYLAELVDSDCLFALKVMDIEYLINRKKMLRAQAEREILEMLDHPFLPILYAHFTTDNLSCLVMEYCPGGDLHVLRQRQPGKSFPEPAARFYVAEVLLALEYLHMLGVIYRDLKPENILVREDGHIMLSDFDLSLRCSVNPVLLRSSSITANHQPRKLTGPCAENYCINSSCLQQPSCAQTSCFAPRLPSIPKPQKPRSSKKRLPQLVVEPTDARSNSFVGTHEYLAPEIIKGDGHGSAVDWWTFGVFLYELLYGKTPFRGPGNDETLANVVSQNLRFPENPSVSSNAKDLIRGLLVKEPENRFGTLRGAAEIKQHPFFEGLNWALIRSAAPPETQPSNVVTLAKERKKEGKCLEFRSNSEDLEFEVF